One genomic window of Nakamurella panacisegetis includes the following:
- a CDS encoding 3-oxoacyl-ACP reductase, with translation MSGRLAGKVAVITGGCSGLGLATARKFVTEGAKVVIGDIDDARGPVVAEELGGRYLRTNVTDPDEVNALFALAKSAYGSVDIAFNNAGISPPEDDSILTTDLAAWRKVQEVNLTSVYLCCKAALPYMIEQGKGSIINTASFVAVLGAATSQISYTASKGGVLAMSRELGVQFARKGIRVNALCPGPVNTPLLQELFAKDPERAARRLVHIPMGRFGEAEEIANAVLFLASDESSFITASQFLVDGGISGAYVTPLD, from the coding sequence ATGTCTGGTCGTCTTGCCGGCAAGGTCGCGGTCATCACCGGAGGCTGCTCCGGCCTGGGCCTGGCCACCGCCAGGAAATTCGTCACCGAGGGCGCCAAGGTCGTCATCGGTGACATCGACGACGCCCGCGGGCCGGTCGTCGCGGAGGAACTCGGCGGGCGCTACCTGCGCACGAACGTCACCGACCCGGACGAGGTGAACGCCCTGTTCGCGCTGGCCAAGAGCGCCTACGGCAGTGTGGACATCGCGTTCAACAACGCCGGGATCTCCCCGCCGGAGGACGACTCCATCCTGACCACCGACCTGGCCGCCTGGCGCAAGGTGCAGGAGGTCAACCTGACCAGCGTGTACCTGTGCTGCAAGGCGGCCCTGCCCTACATGATCGAGCAGGGCAAGGGATCGATCATCAACACCGCGTCGTTCGTCGCCGTCCTCGGGGCGGCCACGTCGCAGATCAGCTACACCGCCTCCAAGGGCGGCGTACTGGCGATGAGCCGCGAACTCGGCGTCCAGTTCGCCCGCAAGGGGATCCGGGTCAACGCCCTGTGCCCCGGACCGGTGAACACGCCGCTGCTGCAGGAGCTGTTCGCGAAGGACCCGGAGCGCGCCGCCCGCCGCCTGGTGCACATCCCGATGGGCCGGTTCGGCGAGGCCGAGGAGATCGCCAACGCGGTGCTGTTCCTGGCCTCGGACGAATCCAGCTTCATCACCGCGTCGCAGTTCCTGGTCGACGGAGGCATCTCCGGCGCCTACGTCACGCCCCTGGACTGA
- a CDS encoding gamma-glutamyl-gamma-aminobutyrate hydrolase family protein: MTRPIIGISTYREPATWGQWQQVPAALVPARYVDAVRAGGGTPVLLPPLGPNDDAAQLVSRLDGLVIAGGADVNPARYGQHPEAHTSGWRDDRDVSEYALLDAAEDLGLPVLGICRGMQVLAARAGGHLCQHVPDLVGHDKHSPGPGEYGPVAVTTVDGSRLAGIVGRDLTVPCHHHQSVLDAPGFVFSAAADDGIPEAMETVTDRFVVAVQWHPETGSDMRLFQALAAAAG; the protein is encoded by the coding sequence ATGACGCGCCCGATCATCGGCATCAGCACGTACCGCGAACCGGCGACCTGGGGTCAGTGGCAGCAGGTGCCGGCCGCGCTGGTCCCGGCCCGGTACGTGGACGCCGTACGGGCCGGCGGCGGCACTCCGGTGCTGCTGCCGCCCCTCGGGCCGAACGACGATGCGGCGCAACTGGTGAGCCGCCTCGACGGTCTGGTCATCGCCGGTGGCGCCGACGTCAACCCGGCGCGCTACGGGCAGCACCCGGAGGCCCACACCTCCGGGTGGCGTGACGACCGGGACGTCTCCGAGTACGCCCTGCTCGACGCGGCCGAGGACCTCGGCCTGCCGGTGCTGGGCATCTGCCGGGGCATGCAGGTGCTGGCCGCGCGCGCCGGCGGTCACCTGTGTCAGCACGTTCCCGATCTGGTGGGCCACGACAAGCACTCCCCCGGTCCGGGCGAATACGGCCCGGTCGCCGTGACCACGGTGGACGGTTCCAGGCTGGCCGGCATCGTCGGTCGGGACCTGACCGTCCCCTGCCACCACCACCAGTCGGTGCTCGACGCCCCCGGTTTCGTCTTCAGCGCCGCCGCCGACGACGGCATCCCGGAGGCCATGGAGACCGTGACCGACCGGTTCGTCGTTGCCGTGCAATGGCATCCGGAGACCGGGTCCGACATGCGGTTGTTCCAGGCGTTGGCCGCGGCGGCGGGTTGA
- a CDS encoding alpha-hydroxy acid oxidase, producing the protein MDFITLRATAQAQLDPVAWSYYQGTADGDPEADQIAWQQIALVPRVMQGLATIDQSLTLGGAHLKTPIMVAATAGHGLANDDGEVATARAAASVGALMVYSSSATVDVTTFGAAAPGPWWAQVYLMRDRRLSDRYVAQAVAAGASALVLTVDLAGSVANAPFRTETQPRMSARPGNFPGLVWEQMSSQIDSDLRPEHIAELAAASGLPVHVKGILHPDDARIAVDAGAAGVIVSNHGRRQASGVVSTAAVLADVVEAVAGRVPVLVDGGVRTGADVLRAIALGATAVGVGRPVLWGLGAAGEPGVTSVLSRLIAEFRQTMAACGAGRLDRIDSTMVRIPR; encoded by the coding sequence ATGGACTTCATCACTCTGCGGGCCACCGCGCAGGCGCAACTGGACCCGGTGGCCTGGAGCTACTACCAGGGCACCGCGGACGGGGACCCCGAGGCCGACCAGATCGCCTGGCAGCAGATCGCTCTGGTGCCGCGGGTGATGCAGGGGCTGGCCACGATCGATCAGTCCCTCACTCTCGGCGGGGCCCACCTGAAGACCCCGATCATGGTCGCCGCGACCGCCGGTCACGGGTTGGCCAACGACGACGGCGAGGTCGCCACCGCGCGGGCGGCGGCCTCGGTCGGCGCCCTGATGGTCTACTCCAGTTCGGCGACCGTCGACGTGACGACGTTCGGCGCCGCCGCGCCCGGCCCGTGGTGGGCCCAGGTGTACCTGATGCGGGACCGTCGGCTCAGTGATCGCTATGTCGCGCAGGCCGTGGCGGCCGGGGCGAGCGCCCTGGTGCTCACCGTGGATCTGGCCGGTTCGGTGGCCAACGCACCGTTCCGCACCGAGACCCAGCCCCGGATGTCGGCCCGCCCGGGCAACTTCCCGGGCCTGGTCTGGGAACAGATGTCGTCCCAGATCGACTCCGATCTGCGGCCCGAACACATCGCCGAGCTGGCCGCCGCCAGCGGGCTGCCGGTACACGTCAAGGGCATCCTGCACCCGGACGATGCCCGTATCGCCGTCGACGCCGGAGCGGCCGGCGTCATCGTCTCCAACCACGGTCGCCGTCAGGCGTCCGGAGTGGTGTCCACCGCCGCCGTGCTGGCCGATGTGGTGGAGGCGGTGGCCGGCCGCGTTCCGGTGCTGGTCGACGGCGGTGTCCGGACCGGGGCGGATGTGCTGCGGGCCATCGCGTTAGGCGCCACCGCGGTCGGAGTGGGCCGTCCGGTGCTGTGGGGTCTGGGCGCGGCCGGGGAGCCCGGCGTCACCTCGGTGCTGTCCCGGCTGATCGCCGAATTCCGGCAGACGATGGCGGCCTGCGGCGCCGGACGGTTGGATCGGATCGACTCGACGATGGTGCGAATACCCCGTTAG
- a CDS encoding DUF4032 domain-containing protein, producing MQFATGPDPTDLLTLPWSTPLEDWPKEKLVSLPRGISRHVVRFVRMGGIVYAIKEISQGLAEHEYELLRDLAKAGIPVVQAVGVVANRTTPEGEPLDAALVTKHLRFSLPYRALFSRRLDVDLEPKLLDALAELLVRLHLVGFAWKDCSLSNTLFRRDAGALAAYLVDAETGEMRPSLSDGQRQQDLDIAETNLAGELLDLQMSGLLSESVDPLATAVSVIEKYERLWAELTQPQTMGEDEWWRIEKRLARLNQLGYDVAQIQINEKDGDPHILVQTQVVEAGHHRRRMFNLTGLEMQENQARRVLNDLDTYRSRAVMPETEVDEDTVARHWVTDVFEPVLEAVPPDLAAKLEPAEIFHEVLEHRWFLSEAAGHEVSIEDAVKSYVDNVLRFRPDEQALLDPDLMGNGLMNPDDDEEEPDPEADAAWEAAAMRYGG from the coding sequence ATGCAATTCGCGACCGGCCCCGACCCGACGGACCTGCTGACCCTGCCGTGGTCAACCCCGCTGGAGGACTGGCCCAAGGAGAAACTGGTCAGCCTGCCCCGGGGCATCTCCCGACACGTCGTCCGGTTCGTCCGGATGGGCGGGATCGTCTACGCCATCAAGGAGATCAGCCAGGGCCTGGCCGAGCACGAGTACGAGCTGCTGCGGGATCTGGCCAAGGCCGGCATCCCGGTGGTGCAGGCGGTCGGCGTGGTCGCCAATCGCACCACCCCCGAGGGCGAGCCACTGGATGCCGCCCTGGTCACCAAGCACCTGCGGTTCTCGCTGCCCTACCGGGCGCTGTTCTCCCGGCGGCTGGACGTCGACCTCGAGCCGAAGCTGCTGGACGCCCTGGCCGAGCTCCTGGTGCGGCTCCACCTGGTCGGGTTCGCCTGGAAGGACTGCTCACTGTCGAACACGCTGTTCCGCCGGGACGCCGGTGCCCTCGCCGCCTACCTGGTCGACGCCGAGACCGGCGAGATGCGGCCCTCTCTGTCCGACGGGCAGCGCCAGCAGGACCTGGACATCGCCGAGACCAATCTGGCCGGTGAGTTGCTCGATCTGCAGATGTCCGGGTTGCTGTCGGAGTCGGTGGATCCGCTGGCCACCGCGGTGTCCGTGATCGAGAAGTACGAGCGACTGTGGGCCGAACTCACCCAGCCGCAGACCATGGGCGAGGACGAGTGGTGGCGCATCGAGAAGCGGCTGGCCCGCCTCAATCAGCTCGGTTACGACGTGGCCCAGATCCAGATCAACGAGAAGGACGGCGACCCGCACATCCTGGTGCAGACGCAGGTCGTCGAGGCCGGACACCACCGTCGCCGCATGTTCAACCTGACCGGTCTGGAGATGCAGGAGAACCAGGCCCGGCGGGTCCTCAACGACCTGGACACCTACCGCTCGCGGGCCGTCATGCCGGAGACCGAGGTGGACGAGGACACCGTCGCCCGGCATTGGGTGACGGACGTGTTCGAGCCGGTCCTGGAGGCCGTCCCCCCGGATCTGGCCGCCAAACTGGAACCGGCCGAGATTTTCCACGAGGTGCTGGAGCACCGATGGTTCCTGTCCGAGGCGGCCGGCCACGAGGTTTCCATCGAGGACGCGGTGAAGTCGTACGTGGACAACGTGTTGCGGTTCCGCCCGGACGAGCAGGCGCTGCTCGACCCGGATCTGATGGGCAACGGCCTGATGAACCCGGACGACGACGAGGAGGAACCCGATCCCGAGGCCGACGCGGCCTGGGAGGCCGCAGCCATGCGGTACGGCGGGTGA
- a CDS encoding glutathione peroxidase — MSELLDLPVTTLSGEPTTFGALAAGRAALVVNVASRCGLTPQYGKLEALHEEFVGRGLTVIGFPTNQFAGQEPGTAEEIAEFCSTTYGVTFPMTDKIDVNGEGRDPIYATLTEAPDADGRTGDIQWNFEKFLVAADGRVVGRYGPRTEPDAPQIRADIEALLA, encoded by the coding sequence ATGAGCGAACTGCTGGACCTGCCCGTCACCACCCTGTCCGGTGAACCGACCACCTTCGGTGCCCTGGCCGCCGGCCGCGCCGCGCTGGTGGTCAACGTGGCCAGCCGGTGCGGGCTCACCCCGCAGTACGGCAAGCTCGAAGCCCTGCACGAGGAATTCGTCGGGCGGGGACTGACCGTCATCGGATTCCCCACCAACCAGTTCGCCGGTCAGGAGCCGGGGACGGCCGAGGAGATCGCCGAGTTCTGCTCGACGACCTACGGGGTCACCTTCCCGATGACCGACAAGATCGACGTCAACGGTGAGGGGCGCGACCCGATCTACGCGACGCTCACCGAGGCTCCGGACGCCGATGGGCGGACCGGTGACATCCAGTGGAACTTCGAGAAGTTCCTGGTCGCCGCGGACGGCCGGGTGGTCGGCCGCTACGGCCCGCGCACGGAGCCCGACGCGCCGCAGATCCGGGCCGACATCGAAGCGCTGCTGGCCTGA
- a CDS encoding carboxyl transferase domain-containing protein codes for MSGTPRLGAVDLISAVLDPGSFVSWDAPVTRPVDIDPGYAEELLLAARKAGTDESVLTGAGRLRGRPVAVLAGEFRFLGGSIGVAAADRLESAIRRATKERLPLLAATASGGTRMQEGTPAFVQMVRITDAISAHKAAGLPYLVYLRHPTTGGVFASWGSLGHVSVGEPGALIGFLGPKVYAALYGDPFPSGVQTAENLLAHGLLDAVLPPDRLADIASRTLTVLQPAGPVPPVDPIDDDRQANVPAWESIGLTRRPDRPGVRELLRFAATDVVPLSGTGQGEQQAGLQLVLARFSGRSCVLLGQDRSVQAGSSLLGPAALRTARRGMRLAAELHLPLVSVVDTPGAALSKEAEEGGLAGEIARCLADLVELAAPTVCLLLGQGSGGAALALLPADRVVAARHAWLSPLPPEGASAIVHDGDTRFAAELAARQRVRAVDLRASGLVDRIVPEYGHAGGEVAAFCRRLGNVLAVEIDAVTDLAVHGRSERRAGRYRSL; via the coding sequence ATGAGCGGAACGCCTCGCCTGGGGGCGGTCGACCTGATCAGCGCCGTGCTCGACCCCGGCTCCTTCGTCAGCTGGGACGCCCCGGTCACCCGGCCGGTCGACATCGATCCGGGTTACGCCGAGGAACTGCTCCTAGCGGCGCGAAAGGCCGGCACGGACGAGTCGGTGCTGACCGGCGCCGGCCGCCTGCGCGGGCGTCCGGTGGCGGTGCTGGCCGGGGAGTTCCGCTTCCTGGGCGGGTCGATCGGGGTGGCGGCGGCCGACCGTCTGGAGTCGGCCATCCGGCGGGCCACGAAGGAGCGGTTGCCGCTGTTGGCCGCCACCGCGTCGGGTGGGACCAGGATGCAGGAGGGCACGCCGGCGTTCGTGCAGATGGTGCGGATCACGGACGCGATCAGCGCCCACAAGGCGGCCGGCCTGCCCTACCTGGTCTACCTGCGGCATCCGACCACCGGCGGCGTGTTCGCCTCGTGGGGTTCACTCGGTCACGTCAGCGTCGGCGAGCCGGGCGCGCTGATCGGGTTTCTCGGCCCGAAGGTTTACGCCGCGCTGTACGGGGACCCGTTCCCGTCCGGCGTGCAGACCGCGGAGAATCTGTTGGCCCACGGTTTGCTGGACGCCGTGTTGCCGCCGGATCGGTTGGCCGACATCGCCTCTCGGACCCTGACGGTGCTGCAGCCGGCCGGGCCGGTACCGCCGGTGGACCCCATCGACGACGACCGGCAGGCGAATGTTCCCGCTTGGGAGTCCATCGGGCTGACCCGCCGGCCCGATCGACCTGGGGTACGGGAGCTGCTGCGGTTCGCGGCCACCGACGTGGTACCGCTCTCCGGTACCGGGCAGGGCGAGCAGCAGGCCGGCCTGCAGTTGGTCCTGGCCCGGTTCTCCGGCCGGTCGTGCGTGCTGCTCGGGCAGGACCGGTCGGTGCAGGCCGGCAGCAGCCTGCTCGGTCCGGCCGCGCTGCGCACGGCGCGACGCGGGATGCGACTGGCCGCCGAACTGCACCTGCCGCTGGTGTCGGTGGTCGACACCCCAGGGGCCGCACTGTCCAAGGAGGCCGAGGAGGGCGGCCTGGCCGGAGAGATCGCCCGCTGTCTGGCCGATCTGGTCGAGCTGGCCGCGCCCACGGTATGTCTGCTGCTGGGTCAGGGCTCCGGGGGAGCCGCGCTGGCGCTGCTGCCGGCCGACCGGGTGGTCGCGGCCCGTCATGCCTGGTTGTCGCCGTTGCCGCCGGAGGGGGCCAGTGCGATCGTCCACGACGGTGACACCCGTTTCGCCGCGGAACTGGCTGCGCGGCAACGGGTCAGGGCCGTCGACCTGCGCGCGTCCGGCCTGGTCGACCGGATCGTTCCGGAGTACGGGCACGCGGGGGGCGAGGTGGCCGCGTTCTGCCGGCGGCTGGGGAACGTGCTCGCCGTGGAGATCGATGCCGTGACCGACCTGGCCGTCCACGGGCGCAGCGAGCGAAGAGCCGGCCGGTACCGTTCCCTCTGA
- a CDS encoding LLM class flavin-dependent oxidoreductase: MPDYQHDLLFGTFGASSSADPDGAVELAVAADEAGLDLVTFQDHPYQPALLDTWTLMSYVAARTTRIRITGNVLNLPLRPPAVLARAAAALDRLSGGRVELGLGSGAFWDAIDAMGGRRRTPGESVEALAEAIGVIRAIWDTSEKGGVFRSGEHYPVHGAKRGPAPQHDISIWLGAYKPRMLRLVGSLADGWLPSVGYLPSIGALADGNAEIDEAAATAGRDPRRIRRLLNIRPEDVDVNRLADWALEYGVSVFIAPGDDLRTIEHYAAEIAPAVRESVERARTQAPPPEPAPAEHGPVEVAGPVTGEFARPVTGEVTVPAALGVTPTPDDGARLLPTTRWDESARPFPPIPDGIRYSDRGRAVAGHLIDVHNHLRSELEQLRDVIAQVRAGLLDPGVARSAINAMTMRQNEWTVGAFCASYCRLVTTHHSLEDSGIFPHLRHADAAVAPTIDRLQAEHLVIHDVLEDVDAALVMFIRDPSTHAGLQRAVDSLTDTLLSHLSYEERALVEPLARYGMAPGQV; encoded by the coding sequence ATGCCGGACTATCAACACGACCTGCTCTTCGGGACCTTCGGGGCATCCTCGTCCGCCGATCCGGACGGCGCCGTCGAACTGGCCGTCGCCGCCGACGAAGCCGGCCTCGACCTCGTCACATTCCAGGATCACCCCTACCAGCCGGCCCTGCTGGACACCTGGACTCTGATGTCCTACGTGGCCGCGCGCACCACCCGGATCCGCATCACCGGCAACGTCCTCAACCTGCCGCTCCGGCCACCCGCCGTGCTGGCCAGGGCCGCCGCCGCTCTCGATCGCCTGTCCGGCGGCCGGGTCGAGCTGGGGCTGGGGAGCGGCGCCTTCTGGGACGCGATCGACGCCATGGGCGGGCGCCGGCGCACCCCCGGCGAGTCGGTGGAGGCGCTCGCGGAGGCGATCGGCGTCATCCGGGCCATCTGGGACACCTCCGAGAAAGGTGGCGTCTTCCGTTCGGGCGAGCACTATCCGGTCCACGGCGCGAAGCGCGGACCGGCTCCGCAGCACGACATCTCGATCTGGTTGGGCGCCTACAAGCCGCGGATGCTGCGGCTGGTCGGCTCCCTGGCCGACGGCTGGCTGCCGTCGGTCGGGTATCTCCCGTCGATCGGCGCGCTGGCCGACGGCAACGCCGAGATCGACGAGGCTGCCGCCACCGCGGGACGCGATCCGCGAAGGATCAGGCGGTTGCTGAACATCCGGCCGGAGGACGTCGACGTCAACCGGCTGGCCGACTGGGCGCTGGAGTACGGGGTCAGCGTGTTCATCGCCCCCGGCGACGACCTGCGCACGATCGAGCACTACGCGGCCGAGATCGCCCCGGCGGTCAGGGAGTCGGTCGAACGGGCACGCACCCAGGCGCCGCCGCCGGAACCGGCACCCGCCGAGCACGGACCGGTGGAGGTCGCCGGGCCGGTAACGGGGGAGTTCGCCCGGCCGGTAACGGGGGAGGTCACGGTACCGGCCGCATTGGGTGTGACGCCGACGCCGGACGACGGCGCCCGGCTGCTGCCGACCACGCGGTGGGACGAGTCGGCCCGGCCGTTCCCACCGATTCCCGATGGCATCCGTTACTCCGACCGAGGGCGGGCCGTCGCCGGCCATCTGATCGACGTGCACAACCATCTGCGGTCCGAGCTGGAGCAGCTCCGCGACGTCATCGCGCAGGTCCGGGCGGGGTTGCTGGACCCCGGGGTCGCCCGCTCGGCCATCAACGCGATGACCATGCGGCAGAACGAGTGGACGGTGGGGGCGTTCTGCGCGTCGTACTGCCGGTTGGTCACCACCCACCACTCGCTGGAGGACAGCGGGATCTTCCCTCACCTGCGCCACGCCGACGCCGCCGTTGCCCCGACCATCGACCGCCTGCAGGCCGAACACCTGGTGATCCACGACGTGCTGGAGGACGTGGACGCGGCCCTGGTGATGTTCATCCGCGACCCGTCGACCCACGCCGGGCTGCAGCGGGCCGTCGACTCGCTGACCGACACCCTGCTCTCGCACCTGTCGTACGAGGAACGGGCCCTGGTCGAACCGCTGGCCCGGTACGGGATGGCCCCGGGCCAGGTCTGA
- a CDS encoding NAD-dependent succinate-semialdehyde dehydrogenase, whose protein sequence is MSTITASRISEVVEAVPTGLFIGGAWLDGDGGVPVEDPSNGSILAEVADATPAQGLLALDAAVAAQKDWAATDPRQRGEILRKAYELLVARTEEFALLMTLEMGKPLAEARGEVAYGAEFFRWFSEEAVRIAGRYAVAPSGGTRLMTMKQPVGPVYAITPWNFPLAMGTRKIGPALAAGCTVVIKPAAQTPLTTLALAKLLTEAGVPGGVVNVITTSRSGAVSEPIIRDPRLRKLTFTGSTPVGQRLIEQSAQQVLKVSMELGGNAPFVVFADANLDRAVDGAMLAKMRNIGEACTAANRFIVHESVAAEFSERLAQRMGAMKIGPGIDDGVQVGPLVDAAAVAKVSELVADALDSGAKVLTGAKTVGDKGYFYAPTVLTDVPPTADMFHQEIFGPVAPITTFSTDDEGILLANDTEYGLVAYAFTENLTRALTVAERLETGMVGINQGIVSNPAAPFGGVKASGIGREGGLEGIEEYLETKYVGIAL, encoded by the coding sequence ATGTCCACCATCACCGCGTCGCGTATCTCCGAGGTCGTCGAAGCGGTCCCCACCGGGCTGTTCATCGGTGGGGCGTGGCTGGACGGGGACGGCGGGGTGCCGGTCGAGGATCCGTCCAACGGCTCCATCCTGGCCGAGGTGGCCGATGCCACTCCGGCCCAGGGGCTGCTGGCCCTCGACGCCGCCGTGGCGGCGCAGAAGGATTGGGCGGCAACGGATCCCCGGCAGCGGGGGGAGATCCTGCGGAAGGCGTACGAGCTGCTCGTCGCGCGGACCGAGGAGTTCGCCCTGCTGATGACGCTCGAGATGGGCAAGCCGCTGGCCGAGGCCAGGGGCGAGGTCGCCTACGGTGCCGAGTTCTTCCGCTGGTTCTCCGAGGAGGCGGTCCGGATCGCCGGCCGGTACGCGGTCGCTCCGTCCGGCGGAACCCGGCTGATGACCATGAAGCAGCCCGTCGGCCCGGTCTACGCCATCACCCCGTGGAACTTCCCGCTGGCCATGGGTACCCGCAAGATCGGGCCCGCCCTGGCCGCCGGCTGCACTGTCGTCATCAAGCCGGCCGCGCAGACCCCGCTCACCACTCTGGCCCTGGCCAAGTTGCTGACCGAGGCCGGCGTCCCGGGCGGGGTGGTCAACGTGATCACCACCTCGCGTTCGGGTGCGGTCTCGGAACCGATCATCCGCGACCCGCGGCTGCGGAAGCTCACCTTCACCGGGTCGACCCCGGTCGGGCAGCGGCTGATCGAGCAGTCGGCCCAGCAGGTGCTCAAGGTCAGCATGGAACTCGGCGGCAACGCGCCGTTCGTCGTCTTCGCCGACGCCAACCTCGACCGCGCGGTCGACGGGGCGATGCTGGCCAAGATGCGCAACATCGGCGAGGCCTGCACGGCGGCGAACCGCTTCATCGTCCACGAGTCGGTGGCGGCGGAGTTCTCCGAGCGGCTGGCCCAGCGGATGGGGGCGATGAAGATCGGCCCCGGCATCGACGACGGGGTCCAGGTCGGCCCGCTGGTCGACGCGGCCGCCGTGGCCAAGGTCTCCGAGCTCGTGGCCGACGCCCTTGACTCCGGGGCCAAGGTGCTGACCGGCGCGAAGACGGTGGGGGACAAGGGCTACTTCTACGCCCCGACCGTGCTGACCGACGTGCCGCCGACGGCCGACATGTTCCACCAGGAGATTTTCGGCCCGGTCGCCCCGATCACCACCTTCAGCACCGACGACGAGGGCATCCTGCTGGCCAACGACACCGAATACGGTCTGGTCGCCTACGCGTTCACCGAGAACCTGACCAGGGCGCTCACCGTGGCCGAGCGGTTGGAGACCGGCATGGTCGGCATCAACCAGGGCATCGTGTCCAACCCGGCCGCTCCGTTCGGCGGCGTCAAGGCCTCCGGTATCGGTCGCGAGGGTGGCCTCGAGGGCATCGAGGAGTACCTGGAGACCAAGTACGTCGGCATCGCCCTGTAG
- a CDS encoding class II fructose-bisphosphate aldolase: MTLSDPRPLLAAARSGGYAIGAFNVIQIEHAEAIVAGAEQAGLPVVLQVSENTAAFHRGLAGIGAASLAIAAAATVPVVVHLDHAESEDLIDQAVALGFTSVMFDGAKLDYADNQARTADVVARCHAAGVAVEAELGEVGGKDGAHAPGVRTDPIEAAAFVAATGVDSLAVAVGTSHAMANRSAQVDLELVRSLRAGVPVPLVLHGSSGVDDPGLVTAVRAGMTKVNIATRLNQVMTAVVREVLAENPGVTDPRKYLGPGRDAVANEVALLLRLLRG; encoded by the coding sequence GTGACCCTGTCCGACCCCCGCCCGCTGCTGGCCGCGGCCCGATCCGGTGGATACGCGATCGGCGCGTTCAACGTGATCCAGATCGAGCACGCCGAGGCCATCGTGGCCGGGGCCGAGCAGGCCGGCCTGCCGGTGGTCCTGCAGGTCTCGGAGAACACGGCCGCCTTCCACCGCGGGCTGGCCGGGATCGGTGCCGCCTCCCTCGCGATCGCCGCGGCGGCCACCGTCCCGGTCGTGGTGCACCTCGACCACGCCGAGAGCGAGGACCTCATCGACCAGGCGGTGGCGCTCGGGTTCACCTCGGTGATGTTCGACGGCGCCAAGCTCGACTACGCCGACAACCAGGCCCGGACGGCCGACGTGGTCGCCCGGTGCCACGCGGCCGGGGTGGCGGTGGAGGCCGAACTCGGTGAGGTCGGCGGCAAGGACGGCGCCCACGCGCCCGGCGTCCGGACCGACCCGATCGAGGCGGCCGCTTTCGTCGCCGCCACCGGCGTGGACAGCCTGGCCGTCGCGGTCGGTACCTCCCACGCCATGGCCAACCGCTCGGCGCAGGTCGACCTGGAACTGGTGCGGTCCCTGCGCGCCGGCGTACCGGTGCCGCTGGTGCTGCACGGATCGTCCGGCGTGGACGATCCGGGCCTGGTCACGGCGGTCAGGGCCGGTATGACGAAGGTCAACATCGCGACGCGGCTGAACCAGGTCATGACGGCCGTCGTCCGTGAGGTGCTGGCCGAGAACCCGGGCGTCACCGATCCCCGCAAGTACCTGGGCCCCGGTCGCGACGCCGTGGCGAACGAGGTCGCGTTGTTGCTGCGGCTGCTCCGCGGCTGA